In Elaeis guineensis isolate ETL-2024a chromosome 1, EG11, whole genome shotgun sequence, a genomic segment contains:
- the LOC105034491 gene encoding two-component response regulator ORR3, with the protein MGEAREGEGEEIGNKGGGGGGGGGGGLGVVRVLVVDDSPVDRKVVEMLLKKSGEMFEVIAVDSGKKAMDFLGLNEGKAESPKSDDQKIDVILSDYCMPEITGYDLLKAVKDNICSRSMPVVMMSSENDSQRISRCLAIGAEDFLLKPLQVKDIQRLRNSARPTAPAPSQDPKRKLPVDLIAQSNGSERRPHLAGVAAFLLEL; encoded by the exons ATGGGGGAAGCGAGAGAAGGGGAGGGGGAGGAAATTGGAAACAaaggtggtggtggtggcggtGGTGGTGGAGGGGGACTGGGGGTGGTGAGGGTGTTGGTGGTGGATGACTCCCCCGTGGACAGAAAGGTGGTGGAGATGCTGCTCAAAAAGAGTGGGGAAATGTTTGAAG TTATTGCTGTCGACAGTGGAAAGAAAGCAATGGATTTTCTTGGCTTGAATGAAGGGAAGGCTGAATCTCCCAAAAGTGAT GACCAGAAGATTGATGTTATCCTTAGTGACTATTGTATGCCAGAAATTACCGGCTATGACCTTCTTAAGGCTGTAAAG GATAACATTTGCTCAAGATCCATGCCAGTAGTCATGATGTCATCTGAAAATGATTCCCAGAGAATTAGCAG GTGTCTAGCTATTGGAGCTGAAGATTTCCTCTTAAAGCCTCTACAAGTGAAAGACATACAAAGGTTGAGAAACTCTGCTAGGCCAACAGCGCCAGCACCCAGCCAAGACCCCAAGAGAAAGCTGCCTGTTGATCTGATAGCACAGAGCAATGGTTCTGAGCGGCGCCCACACCTTGCTGGAGTTGCG GCATTTTTGCTGGAATTATGA
- the LOC105034500 gene encoding uncharacterized protein isoform X1 translates to MDVLALNPKSGGPVWGAATKRLDKGLLTVRRSAGWGVLGGEEEVLGFGGGLGIRVSSRRAGRTSSFRYRSLVVRATGKKKSHDNSPSSAGNNDPSIPEGDGSEGTRPLHDKSKSSESSRKSHHTLSDWRDFRAKLVHDEQLVDPDAPIEDTASDVPSQRLGLTWAHPLSVPETGCLLVATEKLDGVSSFDRTVVLLLRLGTRDPREGPFGVILNRPLNKKIKHMKPSNPDLATTFADCSLHFGGPLDASMFVLKASGNSSVPGFEQVVPGIYFGARNSLDEAAGLVKKGVLRPQDFRFFVGYAGWQFDQLQEEIESDYWVVAACSLQLISSALADSSTNLWQEILQLMGGQYSEMSRKPKQDGS, encoded by the exons ATGGACGTCTTGGCTCTCAATCCCAAGAGTGGAGGTCCGGTCTGGGGGGCGGCGACGAAGAGGCTGGACAAGGGGCTGCTGACCGTGAGGCGGAGCGCCGGATGGGGGGTCCTTGGCGGCGAGGAGGAGGTCCTCGGCTTCGGTGGAGGTCTCGGGATTAGGGTTTCGTCGAGGAGGGCGGGGAGGACTTCTTCCTTTAGGTACCGATCTCTTGTGGTTAGGGCTACGGGCAAGAAGAAGAGCCATGATAACTCCCCTTCTTCTG CAGGAAATAATGATCCATCAATTCCTGAGGGAGATGGCTCTGAAGGAACTCGTCCATTACACGACAAATCAAAATCCAGTGAGTCCTCCCGCAAGTCCCATCATACATTGTCTGATTGGCGAGATTTCAGAGCCAAACTTGTGCATGATGAGCAG TTGGTAGATCCTGATGCTCCTATAGAGGACACAGCCTCAGATGTGCCATCCCAGCGGCTTGGTCTAACATGGGCCCACCCGCTCTCCGTGCCAGAAACAGGGTGCTTGTTAGTTGCAACTGAGAAGCTTGATGGGGTAAGCAGTTTTGATAGAACTGTTGTTCTCCTCCTCAGATTAGGAACCAGAGACCCAAGAGAGGGCCCATTTGGAGTCATTCTCAACCGCCCTCTCAACAAGAAGATCAAGCATATGAAGCCATCCAATCCTGACCTCGCAACCACCTTTGCAGATTGCTCACTTCACTTTGGGGGCCCCCTTGATGCTAGCATGTTTGTACTGAAGGCCAGTGGTAATTCATCAGTTCCAGGCTTCGAACAGGTGGTTCCAGGCATTTATTTTGGCGCCCGGAACAGCTTAGATGAAGCTGCGGGACTTGTCAAGAAAGGGGTGCTTAGGCCCCAGGATTTCAGATTCTTTGTTGGATATGCTGGGTGGCAGTTTGATCAACTGCAAGAGGAGATTGAATCGGATTATTGGGTCGTTGCTGCATGCAGCTTACAGTTGATTAGTAGTGCCCTAGCAGATTCTTCAACTAATCTGTGGCAGGAGATTTTGCAGCTGATGGGGGGGCAGTATTCAGAAATGAGCCGGAAGCCGAAGCAAGATGGCTCTTGA
- the LOC105034500 gene encoding uncharacterized protein isoform X2 translates to MDVLALNPKSGGPVWGAATKRLDKGLLTVRRSAGWGVLGGEEEVLGFGGGLGIRVSSRRAGRTSSFRYRSLVVRATGKKKSHDNSPSSGNNDPSIPEGDGSEGTRPLHDKSKSSESSRKSHHTLSDWRDFRAKLVHDEQLVDPDAPIEDTASDVPSQRLGLTWAHPLSVPETGCLLVATEKLDGVSSFDRTVVLLLRLGTRDPREGPFGVILNRPLNKKIKHMKPSNPDLATTFADCSLHFGGPLDASMFVLKASGNSSVPGFEQVVPGIYFGARNSLDEAAGLVKKGVLRPQDFRFFVGYAGWQFDQLQEEIESDYWVVAACSLQLISSALADSSTNLWQEILQLMGGQYSEMSRKPKQDGS, encoded by the exons ATGGACGTCTTGGCTCTCAATCCCAAGAGTGGAGGTCCGGTCTGGGGGGCGGCGACGAAGAGGCTGGACAAGGGGCTGCTGACCGTGAGGCGGAGCGCCGGATGGGGGGTCCTTGGCGGCGAGGAGGAGGTCCTCGGCTTCGGTGGAGGTCTCGGGATTAGGGTTTCGTCGAGGAGGGCGGGGAGGACTTCTTCCTTTAGGTACCGATCTCTTGTGGTTAGGGCTACGGGCAAGAAGAAGAGCCATGATAACTCCCCTTCTTCTG GAAATAATGATCCATCAATTCCTGAGGGAGATGGCTCTGAAGGAACTCGTCCATTACACGACAAATCAAAATCCAGTGAGTCCTCCCGCAAGTCCCATCATACATTGTCTGATTGGCGAGATTTCAGAGCCAAACTTGTGCATGATGAGCAG TTGGTAGATCCTGATGCTCCTATAGAGGACACAGCCTCAGATGTGCCATCCCAGCGGCTTGGTCTAACATGGGCCCACCCGCTCTCCGTGCCAGAAACAGGGTGCTTGTTAGTTGCAACTGAGAAGCTTGATGGGGTAAGCAGTTTTGATAGAACTGTTGTTCTCCTCCTCAGATTAGGAACCAGAGACCCAAGAGAGGGCCCATTTGGAGTCATTCTCAACCGCCCTCTCAACAAGAAGATCAAGCATATGAAGCCATCCAATCCTGACCTCGCAACCACCTTTGCAGATTGCTCACTTCACTTTGGGGGCCCCCTTGATGCTAGCATGTTTGTACTGAAGGCCAGTGGTAATTCATCAGTTCCAGGCTTCGAACAGGTGGTTCCAGGCATTTATTTTGGCGCCCGGAACAGCTTAGATGAAGCTGCGGGACTTGTCAAGAAAGGGGTGCTTAGGCCCCAGGATTTCAGATTCTTTGTTGGATATGCTGGGTGGCAGTTTGATCAACTGCAAGAGGAGATTGAATCGGATTATTGGGTCGTTGCTGCATGCAGCTTACAGTTGATTAGTAGTGCCCTAGCAGATTCTTCAACTAATCTGTGGCAGGAGATTTTGCAGCTGATGGGGGGGCAGTATTCAGAAATGAGCCGGAAGCCGAAGCAAGATGGCTCTTGA
- the LOC105034513 gene encoding leucine--tRNA ligase, cytoplasmic — protein MASNTEGGRSFSRRDQLLRIQSEVQKQWEEHKVFEANPGSKPPGPDEKFFGNFPYPYMNGLLHLGHAFTVSKLEFAAAYHRLRGCNVLLPFAFHCTGMPIKASADKLAREVQQFGNPPVFSSTEEDSTTEAVEESEPEDSSVVAPNKFKSKRSKAVAKSGGNKSQWEIMRSFGLSDSDIAKFQDPYHWLTYFPPLAKEDLKAFGLGCDWRRSFITTDMNPFYDSFVRWQMRKLKGMGKIVKDMRYTIYSPLDGQPCADHDRASGEGVQPQEYVLIKMEITPPFPPQLKVLEGRKVYLAAATLRPETMYGQTNCWVLPDGKYGAYEINETDVFIITQRAALNLAYQKLSRVPEKPTCLLELTGHDLIGLSLKSPLAFNETIYSLPMLTILTDKGTGIVTSVPSDSPDDYMALQDLKSKPALRSKFGVKDEWVMPFQVIPIINIPEFGDVSAEKVCTDLKIKSQNDKDKLAEAKRLTYLKGFTDGTMLVGEFKGKKVQEAKPLIRNDLLGTGQAVMYSEPEKKVMSRSGDECVVALTDQWYITYGETEWKEKSEDCLASMMLYSEETRHGFEHTLSWLNQWACSRSFGLGTHIPWDEQFLVESLSDSTLYMAYYTIAHLLQNGDMYGLDTSSVKPEQMTDEVWDYVFGLGPVPKTDIPASLLKKMKDEFEYWYPFDLRVSGKDLIQNHLTFCIYNHTALLPKEQWPRGFRCNGHLMLNSEKMSKSTGNFRTLRQAIEEFSSDATRFSLADAGDGMDDANFVFETANSAILRLTKEIAWMEEVLVSESCLRAGPPTTYADRVFANEINIAIKTAEQHYNDFMFRDALKVGFYDLQAARDEYRFSCGAGGMNRDLLWRFMDVQTRLITPICPHYAEHVWKNILKKDGFVVNAGWPMADAPDLLLRRANKYLQDSIALMRKLLQKQVSGPKKAKKGAPVTPAEENKFTVGLIYVSEQYDGWKEECLRILQTKFDSAKGSFAPDQEILEALKGSAVGQDANFKNILKLCMPFLKFKKDEVRLVGLQALDLKLPFGEIEVLQENSDLIKRQLGLEHVEVLSASDDAARSKAGPHISLLTQNPPSPGNPVAVFLSKSEFSTVGSQNGA, from the coding sequence ATGGCCTCAAACACTGAGGGAGGTAGGAGCTTTTCTAGGAGAGACCAACTGCTTAGGATACAGTCAGAAGTCCAAAAACAATGGGAAGAACACAAAGTCTTCGAGGCCAACCCTGGAAGCAAGCCTCCTGGGCCCGACGAGAAGTTCTTTGGCAACTTTCCGTACCCATACATGAATGGCTTGCTTCATTTGGGCCATGCCTTCACAGTGTCCAAGCTAGAGTTTGCTGCTGCATACCACCGTCTGCGTGGTTGTAATGTTCTCCTGCCCTTTGCATTCCATTGCACCGGGATGCCTATCAAGGCCTCAGCAGATAAGCTTGCACGAGAGGTTCAGCAGTTTGGAAATCCACCTGTGTTTTCTTCCACAGAGGAGGATTCTACTACTGAAGCTGTTGAAGAGAGCGAACCTGAAGACAGTAGTGTGGTTGCCCCCAATAAATTTAAGAGCAAAAGGTCCAAGGCTGTTGCCAAATCTGGTGGAAATAAGTCACAATGGGAGATAATGAGAAGCTTTGGTCTATCGGACAGTGATATTGCAAAATTCCAAGACCCATATCACTGGTTGACTTATTTTCCACCTTTGGCAAAAGAGGATCTCAAGGCTTTTGGATTGGGCTGTGACTGGAGACGCTCTTTTATAACTACAGACATGAATCCTTTCTATGATTCCTTTGTTAGATGGCAGATGAGGAAGTTGAAGGGCATGGGGAAGATTGTGAAGGATATGAGGTACACAATTTACTCTCCGTTGGATGGCCAGCCATGTGCTGATCATGATAGAGCCTCTGGTGAAGGTGTTCAGCCACAAGAGTATGTTTTAATCAAAATGGAGATAACCCCACCTTTCCCTCCGCAGTTGAAGGTCTTGGAAGGTAGAAAAGTTTACTTGGCAGCTGCTACTTTGAGACCTGAGACAATGTATGGGCAAACAAACTGTTGGGTACTGCCAGATGGGAAGTATGGAGCATATGAGATTAATGAGACTGATGTTTTCATTATTACCCAGAGGGCTGCACTTAACCTGGCTTATCAGAAACTATCAAGGGTTCCAGAGAAGCCAACTTGTTTGCTTGAGCTGACAGGTCATGATCTCATTGGTTTGTCTTTAAAGTCTCCTCTCGCTTTCAACGAAACCATATACTCACTTCCCATGCTTACTATCTTAACCGACAAGGGAACAGGAATTGTGACCAGTGTGCCCAGTGACTCACCTGATGACTATATGGCATTGCAAGATTTGAAATCAAAACCAgctttgagatcaaaatttgggGTTAAGGATGAATGGGTCATGCCTTTTCAGGTCATACCGATCATTAATATTCCAGAGTTTGGAGATGTATCTGCAGAGAAAGTCTGTACTGATCTGAAGATCAAGAGCCAGAATGATAAAGATAAGCTTGCAGAGGCGAAAAGGTTGACATATTTGAAAGGCTTTACTGATGGTACAATGCTGGTGGGGGAGTTTAAAGGGAAGAAAGTTCAAGAAGCAAAGCCTTTGATAAGGAATGACCTTCTGGGGACCGGACAAGCGGTAATGTATAGTGAGCCTGAGAAGAAAGTTATGTCAAGATCAGGTGATGAGTGTGTCGTGGCACTTACAGATCAGTGGTATATTACTTATGGTGAGACAGAGTGGAAGGAAAAATCAGAGGACTGTTTGGCCAGCATGATGCTCTATAGTGAAGAGACACGGCACGGTTTTGAGCACACATTGAGCTGGCTGAACCAGTGGGCATGTTCAAGGTCATTTGGACTTGGTACCCATATTCCATGGGATGAGCAGTTTCTTGTTGAATCACTTTCTGACTCAACCCTATACATGGCATACTACACCATTGCTCACCTTTTGCAAAATGGTGATATGTATGGATTAGATACTTCTTCAGTAAAGCCAGAACAGATGACAGATGAAGTATGGGACTATGTCTTTGGTCTAGGGCCAGTCCCCAAAACAGACATCCCTGCATCTCTCCTTAAGAAAATGAAGGATGAGTTTGAATATTGGTATCCATTCGATCTCCGTGTATCTGGCAAGGATCTGATACAAAACCACCTTACATTTTGCATCTATAACCACACTGCTCTTCTGCCAAAAGAGCAGTGGCCCCGTGGTTTCCGATGCAATGGGCATCTTATGCTGAATTCAGAGAAGATGTCCAAATCCACAGGGAACTTTAGAACCCTTCGCCAGGCCATAGAGGAATTCTCCTCTGATGCCACCAGATTTTCTCTTGCAGATGCTGGGGATGGAATGGATGATGCAAATTTTGTCTTTGAAACAGCAAATTCTGCAATTTTGAGGCTTACCAAGGAAATTGCTTGGATGGAAGAAGTTTTGGTTTCTGAGTCATGTTTGCGAGCTGGCCCCCCAACTACTTATGCCGACCGTGTAtttgcaaatgaaataaacatagcCATTAAAACAGCTGAACAGCACTATAATGATTTCATGTTTAGGGATGCTCTCAAGGTAGGATTTTATGACCTTCAGGCTGCCAGAGATGAATATAGGTTTTCGTGTGGGGCAGGAGGAATGAACCGTGACTTGTTGTGGAGGTTTATGGATGTTCAGACAAGACTTATAACTCCTATTTGCCCGCACTATGCCGAGCATGTATGGAAGAATATCTTGAAGAAGGATGGCTTTGTAGTGAATGCTGGTTGGCCCATGGCAGATGCCCCTGATCTTCTTCTCAGAAGAGCGAACAAATATCTGCAGGATTCAATAGCGTTGATGAGAAAGTTGCTTCAGAAGCAAGTATCTGGCCCTAAGAAGGCTAAAAAGGGTGCTCCTGTTACTCCAGCAGAGGAAAACAAGTTCACAGTAGGTCTTATATATGTGAGCGAGCAATATGATGGTTGGAAAGAAGAATGCCTTAGGATACTTCAAACAAAATTTGACAGTGCTAAAGGTTCCTTTGCACCTGATCAGGAAATACTTGAAGCGTTAAAAGGAAGCGCTGTGGGGCAGGATGCAAACTTTAAGAACATACTGAAACTCTGCATGCCTTTCCTGAAGTTTAAGAAGGATGAGGTACGCTTGGTTGGTCTTCAGGCTCTGGATTTGAAGCTGCCATTTGGTGAAATAGAGGTTCTTCAGGAGAACTCCGATTTGATAAAGCGGCAACTGGGTCTTGAGCATGTTGAAGTTTTGTCTGCTTCTGATGATGCTGCTCGTAGTAAAGCTGGCCCACATATCTCATTGCTAACTCAGAATCCCCCTTCACCTGGTAATCCTGTTGCTGTCTTCTTAAGCAAGTCAGAATTTTCTACAGTTGGTTCTCAGAATGGAGCTTAA